Proteins from a genomic interval of Pseudodesulfovibrio nedwellii:
- a CDS encoding CheR family methyltransferase yields MGSLFSKSTTLRKNVRISDDEFVQLRDFIYEKSGIFVDVKRKYLFESRFSKRLGELGLTSFADYIKYLKFDRGEELKHLFELVTTNETSFCRDMKQLEAFRDNVLREKLDEHRKAGRLELNIWSAGCSSGEEPYTLAILLLETLRLETAKWKITITAVDLSDEMVKRAKAGVYGEYSFKTTPDSIRKRYFTKVPGGWKIRPEVQRLVKFRQMNLRDSSAVQGIPRSHIVFCRNVIIYFDEAMKRKVVQSFYDNLLPGGYLMVGHSESLHKISQTFKPLFQAGTIAYKKEQ; encoded by the coding sequence ATGGGTTCTTTGTTCTCCAAATCGACGACCTTGCGGAAAAACGTCAGGATCTCGGACGATGAGTTCGTGCAACTGCGTGATTTCATATATGAAAAAAGTGGCATTTTTGTGGATGTCAAACGCAAGTATCTTTTTGAAAGTCGATTTTCTAAGCGTCTGGGCGAGTTGGGATTGACCAGTTTTGCCGATTACATCAAATATCTGAAGTTTGATCGGGGTGAGGAACTCAAGCATCTCTTCGAATTGGTGACCACCAATGAGACGAGTTTTTGTCGTGACATGAAGCAGCTTGAAGCGTTTCGTGACAACGTGCTTCGGGAAAAACTTGATGAGCATCGGAAAGCCGGTCGATTGGAATTGAATATCTGGTCGGCGGGATGTTCCTCTGGCGAAGAACCGTACACTCTTGCAATTCTGCTTCTTGAAACGTTGCGGTTGGAAACGGCCAAGTGGAAAATTACAATCACGGCAGTCGACCTTTCTGACGAGATGGTCAAGCGGGCCAAGGCTGGGGTGTATGGGGAATATTCTTTCAAAACCACACCAGATTCGATTCGCAAACGATATTTCACCAAGGTGCCGGGGGGCTGGAAGATTCGGCCCGAGGTTCAGCGACTGGTTAAATTCCGTCAAATGAACCTGAGAGATTCTTCGGCGGTACAGGGAATTCCCCGTTCTCATATAGTTTTTTGTCGCAACGTAATTATTTATTTTGACGAGGCCATGAAGCGAAAGGTTGTTCAGTCCTTTTATGACAACCTGTTGCCTGGCGGTTACCTCATGGTCGGTCACTCCGAGTCATTACATAAGATTTCGCAGACGTTCAAACCGCTTTTTCAGGCGGGAACCATTGCGTACAAGAAGGAACAATAG
- a CDS encoding LysE/ArgO family amino acid transporter produces MTPFIQGFGMGGGLIVAIGAQNAFVLTQSVRRNHHLAVAALCILCDTVLLTLGVTGVGTVVASNPTLTTFALWGGAAFLTWYGFSSLRSAMKGGSMDTQEETGKGLKHTLMLTMAVTLLNPHVYIDTIILMGSVSGQFMVPDRYIFGLGAATASLLWFLALSLGGQMLAPLFKRDFTWRILDSVVCLTMWTIAATLIRNALTT; encoded by the coding sequence ATGACACCGTTTATTCAGGGATTTGGGATGGGAGGCGGACTAATCGTCGCCATTGGCGCACAGAACGCATTCGTCCTGACGCAAAGCGTACGTCGAAATCATCATTTGGCCGTGGCCGCATTATGCATATTATGTGACACGGTACTGCTTACCCTTGGCGTAACAGGCGTCGGCACTGTGGTCGCATCCAACCCGACCTTGACCACATTTGCTCTCTGGGGCGGGGCGGCTTTCCTGACATGGTACGGATTCTCATCCTTGCGATCAGCCATGAAAGGCGGCTCAATGGACACGCAAGAAGAAACCGGCAAAGGGCTCAAGCATACCCTCATGCTCACCATGGCCGTGACCCTGCTCAATCCGCATGTCTACATCGACACCATCATTCTCATGGGCTCGGTCAGCGGGCAGTTCATGGTCCCTGACCGGTATATCTTCGGCTTGGGTGCAGCCACCGCTTCACTGCTCTGGTTTCTCGCTCTCAGCCTCGGAGGCCAAATGCTCGCGCCGCTATTCAAACGCGATTTCACGTGGCGCATACTCGATTCCGTCGTTTGCCTGACCATGTGGACCATCGCCGCCACACTCATCAGAAACGCGCTCACAACATAG
- a CDS encoding YigZ family protein, protein MSDRYLIPANSHRVEDSIKRSRFIASVDHAPDTESARKFINQIKAEFPDATHNCWAYAAGPPGDTASVGLSDNGEPSGTAGKPMLNMLLHGGIGEVAVVVTRYFGGTKLGTGGLVRAYSGMVKLGLESLPTKEMVKTVTRSVTIPYPSVTLFKRMLPNLEIEILTEEFTDTAGFSLEMPEEHLTQFITRLTDMTDGKAKITEK, encoded by the coding sequence ATGTCAGATCGATATCTCATCCCTGCCAACTCCCATCGCGTAGAGGACTCTATCAAACGGAGCCGGTTCATCGCTTCCGTTGACCATGCACCTGACACGGAATCAGCCCGAAAATTCATCAATCAAATTAAGGCGGAATTCCCTGATGCTACCCACAATTGTTGGGCCTATGCCGCTGGCCCTCCTGGCGATACGGCATCAGTGGGTTTGAGCGACAACGGCGAACCAAGCGGAACCGCTGGCAAACCCATGCTGAATATGCTCCTGCATGGAGGTATCGGTGAAGTTGCTGTGGTGGTTACCCGATATTTCGGTGGCACCAAGCTCGGGACCGGAGGGCTGGTCAGGGCATACTCCGGCATGGTTAAACTCGGATTGGAATCCTTGCCCACCAAAGAAATGGTCAAGACCGTCACCCGCTCAGTGACTATCCCCTATCCATCAGTCACGCTGTTCAAACGCATGCTCCCAAATTTAGAAATCGAAATTTTAACCGAAGAATTCACTGACACAGCAGGGTTTTCTCTGGAAATGCCGGAAGAACATTTGACCCAATTTATCACCCGACTCACCGATATGACAGACGGCAAAGCAAAAATCACCGAAAAATGA
- a CDS encoding LemA family protein, which translates to MIKRFAFVLVAMFAATALSGCGYNQMQQQEEEVFGAWANLEAVLQRRADLIPNLVETVKAAATHEKSTLTAVVEARAKATQVKLSPKMLTDKKALAKFQAAQGELSSALSRLMVVVERYPDLKANQNFLGLQHQLEGTENRITVARQRYNDAVKAFNFSIRSFPNSLTNSVALHLERKEFFQADPGAKEVPKVNFGTKS; encoded by the coding sequence ATGATCAAACGTTTCGCCTTCGTCCTCGTGGCCATGTTTGCAGCCACGGCTCTGTCCGGCTGCGGATACAATCAGATGCAACAACAGGAAGAGGAAGTCTTCGGCGCATGGGCTAACCTTGAAGCCGTCCTACAACGTCGGGCCGACCTCATCCCCAACCTAGTCGAAACCGTTAAGGCGGCAGCCACCCATGAGAAATCCACGCTCACGGCAGTTGTTGAAGCCCGAGCCAAGGCCACACAGGTCAAACTCTCTCCCAAAATGCTGACCGACAAAAAGGCTCTGGCTAAATTTCAGGCCGCGCAGGGCGAATTATCCTCGGCCCTGTCCCGACTCATGGTCGTGGTCGAACGATACCCTGATTTGAAGGCCAACCAAAATTTCCTGGGGCTGCAACACCAGCTTGAAGGGACTGAGAACCGCATCACTGTTGCCCGTCAGCGGTACAACGACGCGGTCAAGGCTTTCAACTTCTCCATCCGCAGTTTCCCGAATTCCTTGACCAACTCCGTGGCTCTTCATCTGGAACGCAAGGAATTCTTCCAGGCTGATCCCGGTGCCAAGGAAGTTCCCAAAGTCAACTTCGGCACCAAGTCCTAA
- a CDS encoding TPM domain-containing protein, with translation MKNLAQKFLTQEEQDALVQCVKDVEKRTSGEIVPVIASTSYDYRRAGLIGGLVFGVVAAVCTATLFEQTEMWAFLVQFLGFFLVFSRLLNAFPAMKKLFISKREMQEEVNEAAFTAFYQYGLHHTRDLTGIIIYVSVFERSVQVLADKGINDKVDPTVWKEVIETVTNGIRAGRSGEALCQGVTRCGELVTKNFPIKADDTDELPNLIIEGDAH, from the coding sequence ATGAAAAACTTAGCACAAAAATTCCTGACTCAAGAAGAACAGGACGCCCTTGTCCAATGCGTCAAAGACGTAGAAAAACGCACTTCCGGTGAAATCGTGCCGGTCATTGCGTCAACGAGCTACGATTATCGCCGCGCCGGACTGATCGGCGGGTTGGTCTTCGGTGTCGTTGCAGCGGTATGCACTGCCACGCTTTTCGAACAAACAGAAATGTGGGCCTTTCTTGTTCAATTCCTCGGTTTTTTCTTGGTCTTTAGCCGCCTCCTGAACGCATTTCCAGCCATGAAAAAACTCTTCATATCCAAAAGAGAAATGCAGGAAGAGGTCAACGAAGCCGCTTTTACCGCTTTTTACCAGTATGGCCTGCATCATACACGCGACCTGACCGGCATCATCATTTATGTCTCGGTCTTTGAACGCAGCGTGCAGGTCTTGGCCGACAAGGGCATCAACGACAAGGTTGATCCTACCGTGTGGAAAGAAGTAATTGAGACGGTCACAAATGGCATCAGAGCAGGGCGTTCGGGCGAAGCACTGTGTCAGGGCGTGACCCGATGCGGTGAATTGGTCACCAAGAACTTCCCGATCAAGGCAGACGATACCGACGAACTGCCCAACCTGATCATCGAAGGGGACGCACACTAA
- a CDS encoding HD domain-containing protein, translating to MIANSMNSLITEHLVWFDKYARRHEEKADDMVVELVQRKRRHTLRVLGHVRGILKTASIPAHLVKLAEISAILHDVGRFPQLVGRATFDDQTGYNHAEEGAAILRDSNRLNSLQYVERETVLAAVQYHNRAIIPTNLSLDATLVLKILRDADKLDAIRTNLRYMGPDSPHGKALKDGLIWHENKHSPHIAELVLNRQLVPYQDITWSNDFVLFVCCWIYDLHFHYAYKHLDRSGQFERLLAWLPDETHFPALKTQLRTDLSRFIAKG from the coding sequence ATGATAGCAAATAGCATGAACTCGCTTATCACGGAACACCTTGTATGGTTTGACAAATATGCTCGCCGCCACGAAGAAAAAGCCGACGACATGGTTGTTGAATTGGTTCAAAGAAAACGAAGGCACACACTGCGGGTCCTTGGACATGTCCGTGGTATTCTCAAAACAGCTTCCATTCCAGCACACTTGGTTAAACTGGCTGAAATCAGTGCAATTCTCCACGACGTGGGGCGTTTCCCGCAACTGGTTGGCCGGGCGACCTTTGATGATCAAACCGGATACAATCACGCTGAAGAAGGGGCGGCAATCCTTCGAGACTCCAATAGACTCAACTCGTTGCAATATGTGGAGCGAGAAACCGTTCTTGCCGCCGTGCAGTACCACAACAGGGCTATCATCCCGACCAATCTGTCTCTAGACGCCACGCTGGTCCTGAAAATCCTACGCGATGCGGACAAGCTCGACGCTATCCGTACAAACCTCCGGTACATGGGCCCGGACTCACCACACGGCAAAGCCCTAAAAGACGGGCTTATCTGGCACGAGAACAAACATTCTCCCCATATTGCCGAACTGGTCCTAAACCGACAACTCGTTCCATATCAGGACATCACATGGTCAAATGACTTTGTTCTCTTCGTCTGCTGCTGGATTTATGACCTCCACTTTCATTATGCATACAAACACCTCGACCGTTCGGGGCAATTTGAACGGCTCTTGGCATGGCTCCCGGATGAAACACATTTCCCCGCACTCAAAACACAACTCCGTACAGACCTTTCACGATTCATCGCAAAAGGTTGA
- a CDS encoding LysR family transcriptional regulator ArgP, giving the protein MLDYKLVEAFAVVVSEGGFEKASKALHVTQGAVSQRLKLLEEQAGCVLLVRSSPPKPTSAGREMLKHYRQVKRLEDDLGPGLGQEVDGFTTLPVGINADSLATWFFPAVDQYLNTEPVLLDLSVDDQAETLGLLRDGDVLGCISDRSTPMQGCRVEYLGDMVYNLYSTPSYKEKWFHNGASLEAVEQAPILIFNRKDVMHGDLFSQALGQRPRRYEAFYLPSSEKFAPVIASGRVCGMLPAQHAEEFVERGELIDLLPRCAFTVRLHWHCWNLVSDRLAGFTDALVNGARKLLVQRP; this is encoded by the coding sequence ATGTTAGATTACAAATTGGTGGAAGCTTTTGCCGTAGTGGTCAGTGAGGGCGGATTTGAGAAGGCGTCCAAGGCGTTACATGTGACGCAGGGGGCTGTTTCTCAGCGGTTGAAATTGCTGGAAGAGCAGGCCGGGTGTGTGTTGTTGGTGCGTTCTTCTCCGCCGAAGCCTACTTCTGCTGGTCGGGAAATGCTTAAGCATTATCGGCAGGTGAAGCGGCTTGAGGATGACCTCGGTCCAGGATTGGGACAGGAGGTGGATGGCTTTACCACGTTACCCGTTGGTATCAATGCGGATTCGTTAGCAACATGGTTCTTTCCGGCAGTTGACCAATATCTCAATACAGAGCCAGTGCTGCTTGATTTGAGTGTGGATGATCAGGCTGAAACGCTTGGTTTATTGCGGGATGGCGATGTACTTGGTTGTATCAGCGATCGATCAACCCCCATGCAGGGATGTCGCGTGGAATATCTTGGAGATATGGTTTACAATTTGTATTCCACTCCGTCTTACAAAGAGAAATGGTTTCATAATGGCGCTTCATTAGAAGCTGTTGAGCAGGCTCCTATCCTTATTTTTAATCGTAAGGATGTCATGCATGGAGACCTTTTTTCACAAGCCTTGGGCCAACGTCCTCGCCGGTATGAAGCTTTTTATCTACCATCTTCAGAGAAGTTTGCGCCGGTTATAGCCTCGGGTCGAGTCTGTGGTATGTTGCCCGCGCAGCACGCTGAGGAGTTTGTTGAACGAGGCGAGCTGATTGATTTGTTGCCGAGGTGTGCGTTTACCGTTCGACTTCATTGGCATTGTTGGAATTTGGTCTCAGATCGGCTGGCCGGATTTACCGATGCGTTGGTCAACGGTGCCCGTAAACTGCTTGTTCAGCGTCCGTGA
- a CDS encoding HDOD domain-containing protein — protein sequence MGITRLDELKAGMVLATDLVASDGRLLFKSGTKLEDRHLEQLKRVGVDEADVELDPNDLSKEKLQEVEDYVRDFFLYVNPDFKPTIEMFRIALDLTAKQVAAGWELPDVSERRADSVEHLEDIFIKGMGTPETLVRHETELTSFPDIFFRIKEVLEDDSASADRIARVVSTDMSLAAKLLKLVNSPLYGFPQTIDSISRAVALVGAKELSTLALGISAINYFKDIPPELMDMETFWRHSISCGIFAKILAGTQTGLSPERFFIGGLLHDVGRLIMFKKLPYASTEAMLFARENSIPLTEAEMSVMGFIHTDVSTPLLEAWKFPEGLSNMINYHHKPMEFPNPLEPAIIHVADNLANAVEIALSGMYVMPGMDEDAWVLLGVDPVPLLEKSVSEYGEQIDTIMSAFF from the coding sequence TTGGGTATCACACGCTTAGATGAATTGAAGGCAGGCATGGTCCTGGCTACCGATCTGGTTGCCAGTGACGGCAGGCTGCTCTTCAAGTCTGGCACCAAGTTGGAGGACCGCCACCTCGAACAGCTGAAGCGCGTCGGGGTTGACGAGGCTGACGTTGAACTTGATCCGAACGATTTGAGCAAAGAGAAGTTGCAGGAGGTCGAGGACTATGTCCGTGACTTTTTCCTGTATGTGAATCCTGATTTCAAACCAACCATAGAAATGTTCCGTATCGCGCTGGACCTGACTGCCAAGCAGGTCGCTGCAGGCTGGGAATTGCCCGATGTCAGCGAACGCAGGGCCGATAGCGTTGAGCATCTGGAAGATATTTTCATCAAGGGGATGGGAACCCCTGAAACATTGGTCAGGCACGAAACCGAATTGACTAGTTTCCCGGATATTTTTTTTCGTATCAAGGAAGTGCTGGAAGATGATTCAGCTTCCGCAGACCGTATCGCCAGAGTTGTCAGTACGGATATGAGTCTGGCTGCCAAGCTTCTCAAGCTGGTCAACAGTCCTTTGTACGGTTTTCCGCAAACCATAGACTCCATTTCACGAGCCGTTGCCCTGGTGGGAGCCAAGGAATTGTCCACGTTGGCTCTGGGGATTTCGGCGATTAATTATTTCAAGGATATTCCGCCGGAACTTATGGATATGGAGACCTTTTGGAGACACTCCATCTCCTGTGGGATTTTTGCTAAGATTTTGGCTGGAACCCAGACGGGGCTGTCGCCCGAACGGTTCTTTATCGGTGGTCTGTTGCACGATGTGGGGCGGCTCATTATGTTCAAGAAGCTGCCGTACGCCTCCACTGAGGCTATGCTTTTCGCTCGCGAGAATTCAATCCCTCTGACTGAGGCTGAAATGTCAGTCATGGGATTCATCCATACGGATGTCAGCACGCCGTTGCTCGAAGCCTGGAAGTTCCCGGAAGGATTGTCCAACATGATTAATTATCACCATAAGCCTATGGAATTTCCCAATCCGTTGGAGCCGGCGATTATTCATGTTGCGGATAATTTGGCCAATGCGGTCGAGATCGCTTTGAGCGGCATGTATGTTATGCCGGGGATGGACGAGGATGCATGGGTTCTGCTTGGCGTGGACCCTGTCCCCTTGTTGGAAAAATCCGTATCCGAGTACGGCGAACAGATCGATACGATCATGAGTGCGTTTTTTTAA
- a CDS encoding DUF2959 domain-containing protein has protein sequence MKIMHNPMKEFHMKRCVFVLSLFFLFSAFGCSKTYYSTMESMGYDKREIMTDRVEDARESQEEAKEQFSSALEQFKSVVNFDGGKLQDVYEKLNDEYELSEDRAYDVRKRIDKVEDVAEALFDEWAEEITQYSSSKLRASSQRKLTATKSKYNGLIRAMRKAEKKMYPVLAAFKDQVLYLKHNLNAQAIAALEGELSTINSDVESLIKEMDKSIAEADSFIKSLE, from the coding sequence ATGAAAATTATGCATAATCCCATGAAGGAGTTTCATATGAAGCGGTGTGTGTTTGTCTTGTCCCTGTTCTTTCTTTTCAGTGCTTTCGGTTGTTCGAAAACCTATTATTCCACCATGGAATCAATGGGATATGACAAGCGAGAAATCATGACTGATCGGGTGGAAGACGCTCGTGAGTCACAGGAAGAGGCCAAGGAACAGTTCTCCTCTGCGCTGGAACAGTTCAAGTCAGTGGTTAATTTTGACGGTGGCAAGTTGCAGGACGTCTATGAAAAGCTCAATGATGAATATGAGTTGAGTGAAGATCGTGCTTATGATGTTCGCAAGCGCATAGACAAGGTCGAAGATGTCGCTGAGGCTCTGTTCGATGAATGGGCCGAAGAGATTACGCAGTACTCCAGCTCCAAGTTAAGGGCGTCCAGCCAGAGGAAACTGACTGCCACCAAGAGCAAGTACAATGGGTTAATTCGGGCCATGCGCAAGGCTGAAAAGAAGATGTACCCCGTGCTGGCTGCCTTCAAGGATCAGGTGCTTTATCTCAAACACAACCTGAATGCTCAGGCCATCGCCGCACTGGAGGGCGAATTGTCCACCATAAATTCGGATGTGGAATCACTCATCAAGGAAATGGACAAGTCCATTGCCGAGGCGGATTCCTTTATCAAGTCTTTGGAATAG
- a CDS encoding PLP-dependent aminotransferase family protein has protein sequence MTIYSPAITEGIEPLYKGLADAIEQDIATGRLAPGERLPTHRDLADELGMNVSTITRGYREAEKRGLVTGTVGRGTFVTSDATTSTSLVSFEPTTPGMLEMGLVAPLHHMDPDITEGFRRIARRKDPTSFMRYTDPRGLPSHRKAGAAWATRYGLETEAENVIVCAGAQHALTCCLSGLLRSGDRIATDALTYPGMKTLASMLGIRLVPIEMDSDGMIPASLDAACRRDEIKAVYLMPGVHNPTTMTIPESCRTEIAHLAQKHDLIIIEDDAYDLTDLTGNTPVANRAPERSVYIAGMSKSLAAGLRIAFLVAPRQMLKPLAQAVLNTIWMAPSLNGELAAMWINDGTADQVVENKRMAASRRYMLACDVLDEFRFRGKHSGFYLWLDLPEPWTGQAFEKEAQQQGINVFGAEKFAVGEYVAPPAARISLTGTDTLADLEKGLLGIRGILNNRP, from the coding sequence ATGACAATATATTCACCGGCCATCACGGAAGGAATCGAACCTCTGTACAAGGGGTTGGCAGACGCCATTGAGCAGGACATCGCAACGGGCAGACTTGCCCCCGGTGAACGGCTGCCCACCCACCGCGACCTTGCCGACGAGCTGGGTATGAATGTGTCCACCATTACACGCGGATATCGGGAAGCCGAAAAACGCGGTCTTGTTACTGGCACTGTCGGGCGCGGAACATTCGTGACTTCGGATGCCACCACATCCACGTCACTTGTTTCATTCGAGCCAACCACACCGGGCATGCTGGAAATGGGACTGGTTGCCCCGCTCCACCACATGGACCCGGATATCACCGAAGGATTTCGACGCATTGCCAGACGCAAAGACCCCACGTCCTTCATGCGCTACACCGATCCCCGCGGCCTGCCGTCACACCGCAAGGCCGGGGCTGCATGGGCCACACGATACGGATTGGAAACCGAAGCTGAAAACGTCATTGTCTGTGCTGGCGCTCAACACGCACTGACCTGTTGTCTGAGCGGACTGCTTCGATCAGGTGACCGTATTGCCACAGACGCATTGACTTATCCCGGTATGAAGACATTGGCCTCCATGCTGGGGATTCGGCTTGTTCCCATTGAAATGGACAGCGACGGTATGATCCCGGCCAGTCTGGACGCAGCATGTCGCCGTGATGAGATCAAAGCGGTCTACCTCATGCCCGGTGTACATAATCCTACCACCATGACCATCCCTGAATCCTGCCGTACTGAAATTGCCCATCTCGCACAAAAGCATGACCTGATTATTATCGAAGACGATGCGTATGACCTGACGGACCTGACAGGCAACACGCCTGTGGCCAACCGAGCGCCTGAACGCAGCGTGTATATAGCTGGCATGTCGAAATCCCTTGCAGCCGGATTGCGTATCGCCTTCCTTGTCGCTCCCAGACAAATGCTCAAACCATTGGCCCAAGCGGTTCTCAACACCATTTGGATGGCACCGTCACTCAATGGGGAACTGGCCGCCATGTGGATCAATGACGGCACGGCTGATCAGGTCGTGGAAAATAAACGCATGGCAGCCAGTCGCAGATACATGCTTGCCTGCGACGTGCTTGACGAATTTCGATTCAGGGGAAAACACAGTGGTTTCTATCTCTGGCTGGACCTGCCAGAGCCTTGGACAGGACAGGCTTTTGAAAAAGAGGCTCAACAGCAAGGAATCAACGTCTTCGGTGCAGAAAAATTTGCTGTTGGCGAATACGTGGCCCCACCCGCTGCCCGCATTTCACTCACGGGAACGGATACCCTTGCAGACCTTGAAAAAGGGTTGCTCGGAATACGCGGAATCCTCAACAACAGACCGTAA
- a CDS encoding TPM domain-containing protein, whose protein sequence is MRTLYATLLGAILLLAMASGAFALDVPPYKGRVNDLANMMNSSTEQTLEAQLAELEKTDSTQMAILTIPSLEGDSMEDFSIRVAETWKVGQKESDNGVILLVSKADRKSRIEVGYGLEGVLTDVLAGQILDNVIAPRFKQGNFDAGFKDGVVAITSAVRGEFAASKSLKRKSKLNIFSIIVVPMILIVMFTEKFGRPRRQGQMTEEQAIEDARRHGRGSTATNLLLLSMLGGSFRGGGGGFGGGGGGGFGGFGGGGFGGGGASGGW, encoded by the coding sequence GTGCGCACACTTTACGCGACACTCCTCGGAGCGATCCTCCTTCTTGCCATGGCAAGCGGGGCTTTCGCTCTGGACGTCCCTCCTTACAAAGGAAGGGTCAACGATCTGGCAAACATGATGAATTCGTCCACAGAGCAAACTCTCGAAGCCCAACTTGCGGAACTGGAAAAAACGGACTCGACCCAGATGGCCATTCTGACCATCCCCTCACTTGAAGGCGATTCCATGGAGGACTTCTCGATCCGCGTGGCCGAGACTTGGAAAGTAGGCCAAAAAGAATCTGACAACGGCGTCATTCTGCTGGTCAGCAAAGCAGACCGCAAATCACGTATCGAAGTCGGCTACGGCCTTGAAGGTGTCCTCACCGACGTACTGGCCGGACAGATTCTCGACAATGTGATTGCTCCACGTTTCAAACAGGGAAACTTTGACGCAGGGTTTAAAGATGGTGTGGTCGCCATCACCAGCGCGGTACGTGGTGAATTTGCAGCATCGAAAAGCCTTAAACGAAAAAGCAAACTTAACATCTTCTCGATCATCGTCGTTCCCATGATTCTCATCGTCATGTTCACCGAGAAATTCGGCAGGCCCAGACGACAGGGACAGATGACCGAGGAACAGGCCATTGAAGATGCACGTCGTCATGGCAGAGGTTCCACCGCTACCAACCTGCTCCTGCTCTCCATGCTTGGTGGCAGTTTTCGTGGTGGCGGCGGTGGCTTCGGCGGAGGCGGCGGTGGTGGATTCGGTGGCTTTGGTGGCGGCGGATTCGGTGGCGGCGGCGCAAGCGGTGGCTGGTAA
- a CDS encoding cereblon family protein, protein MTPHSTCFMPPAKALRDDLEEKPESDPEHAEPKQDPAAETSEDRTRLLCKACRSRITRQDLGMEVDGSHRHVFFNPHGEVFELGCFASAKNILPTGPRSDEFTWFPGFEWQVIACTGCLTQLGWRYTGQHGGFFGLIVALLIEER, encoded by the coding sequence ATGACCCCGCACAGCACATGTTTTATGCCGCCGGCCAAGGCGTTACGTGATGATCTGGAGGAAAAACCAGAATCAGATCCTGAACACGCAGAACCAAAACAGGATCCGGCCGCTGAGACATCGGAAGACCGGACGCGCCTCCTGTGCAAGGCCTGCCGTTCCCGCATTACCCGCCAAGACCTTGGCATGGAGGTGGACGGCAGCCACAGACACGTTTTTTTCAATCCGCACGGCGAGGTCTTTGAGTTGGGATGCTTTGCTTCAGCCAAAAACATACTCCCGACAGGACCACGAAGCGACGAATTCACATGGTTTCCCGGATTTGAATGGCAGGTAATCGCCTGTACCGGTTGCCTCACGCAATTAGGATGGCGATACACTGGACAGCACGGTGGATTTTTCGGTCTGATCGTGGCTCTATTGATTGAAGAACGCTGA
- a CDS encoding LysE family translocator → MNLETYTAFAFFAIVMTGTPGVGNLTMMGIGQTTGFRSALPFLAGTVAGMFALNVFVGLGLGGLFLASPKIAWGMKIGGMGYICYLGWKLLTMQLAVGSVDKRFTFWEGVVLHPLNPKSWAMSVVGFSQLADPSVPPWMQMAIFVPTFMTFQALFHSTWGLAGVAIMRTLKSRRILVGVNCLLVVVMVGATAYALFLSPA, encoded by the coding sequence ATGAATTTGGAAACATACACAGCCTTCGCCTTTTTCGCCATTGTGATGACCGGGACTCCCGGTGTGGGCAACCTGACCATGATGGGTATTGGTCAAACCACGGGATTTCGTTCCGCGTTGCCATTTCTGGCTGGAACCGTGGCGGGTATGTTTGCCCTGAATGTCTTTGTAGGGCTTGGTTTGGGCGGGTTGTTTCTGGCGTCACCGAAAATTGCGTGGGGCATGAAGATCGGCGGCATGGGATATATCTGTTATTTGGGCTGGAAGTTGCTCACCATGCAGCTTGCTGTGGGCAGTGTTGATAAGCGGTTTACTTTTTGGGAAGGCGTTGTTTTGCATCCGTTGAACCCGAAAAGTTGGGCCATGTCTGTTGTTGGATTCAGTCAGTTGGCTGATCCGTCTGTGCCGCCCTGGATGCAGATGGCTATTTTTGTCCCCACTTTCATGACATTTCAAGCCCTGTTCCATTCCACATGGGGGCTTGCCGGTGTCGCTATCATGCGCACACTCAAGTCCAGGCGTATTTTGGTCGGAGTAAACTGTTTGCTGGTGGTGGTCATGGTAGGCGCGACTGCATACGCCCTTTTCCTGAGTCCCGCCTAG